The stretch of DNA TACAGTCTTGGATGCAACAGCTACATTCGCAAACCTGTAGATTTTCAACAATTTATGACAGCCGTACAGCAATTGGGGATGTATTGGCTAATTTTGAACGAACTACCAGCTATCTAAGGACTTTGCTCATGATAAATAGACCACTGCGTGTTTTGCTCGTGGAAGACTCGGAGGACGATGCCGAGCTGTTAGCGTATGAACTAGAGTGCAGTGGTTACGAATTAATCTATGAACGAGTGGATACAGCCTCGAAAATGAACGCCGCACTCGCTCAACAGACCTGGGATATTATTATCGCTGATTATACTTTGCCTAGTTTTAGTGCCCCAGCCGCGTTGACTCTTTTGCAGGAAAGACAGCTAGATTTACCCTTCATTATTGTGTCCGGCACGATTGGTGAGGATATTGCCGTTGCGGCAATGAAAGCGGGGGCGCATGATTACTTAATGAAAGGAAAATTGGCTCGACTGGCACCCACGATAGAGCGGGAGTTACGCGAGGCTAGTGAGCGACACAAGCGACGTGAAGCTGAGCAAGCTGTGCGCCAGAATGAAGAACGTTTTCGAGCCTTAATTGAAAATGCTTTAGACATTATCACAGTTGTTAATGCTGATGGAATTATTGACTATGAAAGCCCCTCTATTGAAAGGGTTTTGGGTTATAAACCAGAGGATTTAGTCGGGAAAAATATTTTTGATTACATTCACCTTGAAGATAGAGCAAACCTCGTTCAGACCCTGAATCAGCTCGTCCAAAATTTCAACCTTGCCCTATCTATCGAGTTCCGTTTTCAGCATCAAGATGGTTCTTGGCGAATTCTTGAGGCAGTCGGAAAACATCTTCTAGAACGCAATAACAGTAGCCGCTTTGCCACCTCTAATCAAGTGGGATTGGAGAGTAGTATTATTCCTGGCAAAAGGTCGAGTATTGTACTCAATTCCCGCGACATCACAGAGCGTAAGCGAGCTGAAGAAGTTCGGAATACACTTTTAAGAGAAAGAGAACTGAGTGAAGGTAGATTCAACTTCGTTTCTATGATGTCCCATGAGTTCCGCAATCCACTCACGCGCATCCGAGTTTCGAGTGAATTACTCAAAAACTTTAAAGATAAAACGACGGAGGATCAACAAGAACGCTGTCTTAACAATCTAGAATCTGCGGCTAGAGAAATGACACAGCTATTAGAAGATATTTTAATTCTTACTAGAGCAGAAGTCGGAAAATTAACATTAAACTTAAATCGGTTTAATTTGGCGGAATTCTGCTCTAATCTGGTAGAAGAAATGCAGATTGAGGCAGGAAGTAAACATAGGCTATTATTGGCCATTCGAGGGGAGTGCAACTCGGTTTATCTGGATGAAAATCTCCTGAAACATATTCTGGTTAATTTGTTATCGAATGCGATTAAATATTCACCCGAAGGTGGCAACATCTGGTTGGAACTCTCGTATCAACATGGTAACGCCATCTTCCAAGTTCAAGATCAGGGGATTGGCATTCCGCTAGAAGATCAACAACAATTGTTTGAATCGTTTCATCGAGGGCGAAATGTCGGTAAGATTCCTGGTACAGGACTAGGACTGTCCATTGTCAAACACTTTGTGGACTTGCATGACGGGAAGATTAGTATTCAAAGTGATGTGGGAGTGGGCACGACGTTTACAGTTATACTGCCGTTGAATAGCCAGAAATCTATAGAGGGACAGCGCGACGCGAAGCAATATCACGCCCTCTAAAGGGTAAATTAGGGTGAAAAACCTGGAACTGTCTGTGTAGGGGGGAAAGAAGTGCTGTGCTGATGCCACCACCCGCTCCCGAAAGCTAATATCGGAGATAGGCCGCATAAGCGAGTTTTGATCGTAAATAAGGAAGTTGCATCAGTGAGCCAATCTATCTCTAAGTTGGTCGATAACCTACCAACCAATAGCATGACCGTTTACATGCTGCGATCGCTAGATTTTATCGTCCCCGGTGAATGGCAAAACGTAGTAGGGTTTGACAACACGATTCGTGCGGTTACGGGTGTTACGGATAGATACTTAATTGAGGAAATTGGTCAGAGGGCGATCGCACTTTACAATAACCCTTCTGAAGTTTATCAACAAACCTTATGGCTTTATCAAACCGTTGATCGGGCTGATAATGCGATCGGTGCAGCCGCACTAGCGAATAAAATTGGCGAAAAAATCAGCTTTTTGGGCTTCTTAAATCAGCTAACTCCCAAAGCCGACACCGTCCAAACCATCGATCTGTGCTTGAAACTCGTTGTCGAAGCGATCGCTTTTTGCCGACTGCATGGTATTCCTACCAATATTGACGCGTTTAAAGCATCCTTAGCTAACTATCATAATGAGTCCGTAATCCGGATGGCTGCTCTGATTGCAGTTGATGGATTAATTCCCCTTGGCCCCAACTTCATCCTAAAAGCTCAATCTGTTCTTGGGCAATTAAATACCGCTCAACTAGAAGGAAATCCAACCTATCAAAACATCAGCAGCGCAATTCCTGGCGGCACGACGGCTGGTAAATTGGGCTTTATCGGCGAAAATTTTGCCTCAGTTAAAGGCTGGATGAATAATTTTGTTATGTCTCGGAACTTAACACCCGAAAAAGTAGTCGTACACTTGCAACAGTTTATGAACGTTGCTGATAGTAAGTTAGACTATGTAGCTGCCTTCCTTGACATGTCAACTAACTATTATGAACACACGGGTACTCAGACCGTTGCCCGAAACCTGATTTTACGTGCAGCTCAAGAGACTAAGGGGAAAGTCAAAGATAAAGATAAAGACAAAGACAAAGAGAAAAAGAAAAAGGACAAGGATAAGGATAAAAAAAAGAAAAAAGATTATTAAGCGATCTTAAAATTCATCAAGCCTGATAGCCACACTTTTCTATTGTGAAAATAGTACAGTGTGAGCGAATGCGTGTTTGGTCTTTTCTTTCTTTTTTGGAGGCTTCAACGTTAATATGGCTAGTGTAAAACAAAGCTTGACTATTTCTGTATTGGTTTTGACTGTATTGACCGGAAGCCTCGTCTCTTTTTCCAAGTCTGTCATTGCTGGTGAATTTCTACTAGATGACCGCTGCCGACCCAACTCAAGATTACCAGAGTCTGATGCAGCCTTTCTCTCTTATCAATGGGAGTTTAAAGCAAATCGCCAAACCTATTGGTTTTTAGCGGCTCGCTATCAGGATGGAGCTTACCTTCTTTGTTTTTCTAAACCCAATTTTAAAGAACCTCAACCCTTGAAGGTGAGTCAACTCCAAAATCAATTTATTCGCAAAATCGTCAAAGCTCCTAACAGCAATACTGTTTTTGTGGTTACGGTAGCCGAAGGGAATGGCAGTCGCGTACCTTTGACAGAGTATCAGTTGAATTTGAGAAATCCTAACCAACCGAGTGTAACTCGGCTGCGGAGAAAATAACCCTACTTGAATCTATAAAAGTAGTAAGGTGCGTTAAATAACGCACCCTACAACTTACAACTGACCTGTTCTAAAACATAAGAGGGAGAAAGATTGGATGAGAAATTGCTCTAATTTTTGGTTAGCTCTAGCTTTTTCCGCTTCTGTGATTACTGTAGGGCTACCCGCTCAAGCCGCAAAAGTTTGCAAAGTAACAGACCCTACGGGTACTCCACTCAATGTTCGCACTCAGCCCAATGGTCGAGTCATCAATACTTTAAAAAATGGCAGAGAAGTCAATATTGAAGCCATAACCAACGATAGTAAGGGTCGCCCGTGGGCGAAGATAGGTGGTTATTACAAGGGTGAATACAGAATTTGGGGCTGGGTACTTCGAGAATTTATCAGTTGCTATGGGAGCTAACGTCCTCCTAATTCTCACTGCTAGGCATTACACCGGAGCGTTAGTGAGAACAAGGCTGTTGACAGAAGGAGCAAAGCGCGATTACCTGAAAAATCCGGAATTATTAAGGCGTCATGCGTAATTATGATGATGTCCTGGCACAAGGCGATCTGTCGGCTCAAACACTCACTGCTAAAATATTGGGTCGGAGATTCATGGCTCATTCATGTCTATTTGGGTTTGGCTATCACGAGTAACGTTACTGAGTTTGGTGGGGACTGGTGCCCTTGCCGCTTTATTATTCACAACGCCTGGTAAGAACAACAGCGATCGCGCCAAAGCTACCGATGAAGCCGCTCGCATCCAAGCGGCTGCTATCACGCCAGAGGAGATGACAGTCCTAAATTTGTCTGCTCCTATGCCACCCACGTCTATCCCTCAACCCGATTTCCCGATGGAAGCTGGAGATGGCAAAAAAGTTTCAATCCAGTCTGGGGATGGCGAAAAAGCTGCAACAAAACCTGGAGTTGACAAAAAAGTTTCCATGCAGTCTGGGAACGGTGAAAAAACTGCAACAAAACCTGGAGTTGACAAAAAAGCTTCCATCAAGTCTGGGGATGGTGAAAAAACTGCAACAAAACCTGGAGATGACAAAAAAGCTTCCATCAAGCCTGGAAATGGCAAAAAATCTGCAACAAAACCTAGGAATGGCAAAAAATCTGCAACAAAACCTAAGGGTACTCAGAAAATCCCAGTTCCTCCTTTCAATCTCCAGAAAAGCCTGATTAGTTTGTCTCCTCTGTTTGCCACCCCTACATCGTTAGGAATGGTGGCGATTGGTGTGGCAGAGGGAAATTATCGATTGGTCGTAAAAAACGGTGTCCTCTACGTGGAGCAGACACCACTTTACTTCGGACATACCGATCCGGGAAACTTATCTTGGGGCGCTGTGGTGACCAACTTCGGCCCGTGTAGCGACCAAGGGCGTAGTGGTGGAAATATGGCTTTGGCGGAGCAAATGTGCCTAGAGCGAGCGCTTAATGCACTGCCCGTTCAGTTGGTTGATTTAAACGCTGCTGGGATTAATCCAGTCGGGGACATCGAAGCCCTGCTCAACACGGCGGATTTATACAATCAGGCAAGCCCCATTCACTCCCGTTATTTTCCTCGAGCTCTAGCGATCGCACGCCGGGGCGGACTAAACGGAATTGACGCGATCGCTTGGGCAAGAACTGCATCTTTCTACCTCAACTCCAATAATGAGTTAGATATAGAAAAAGGCATAAACCAAGCATCGGGGCTGTTGGGTATCTGTGCTAGAGAGAATCGTCCGGTAACCGAATGGCAATGTGTCTATGGCGATCAGATGCGACGAGTTCAAGCAATCACGACTGTTTTAGAGAAATATCGGCGTCTCGCCCGAAAGTAACGTGATGGGGATACCTGCCTAAACCCTTATCATACGAAGTTGCGTTGCTCCTACAGAGCCGCTTCGCTAACGTACCGTACATAGTACTTTCTCTCCCTAGCCCCCCTGAACTTTAGACCTTTTGCAAAAAATATAAAGAACCCCTCCCTAACCCTCCCCTTAGAAAGGGGAGGGAACTAGAATTCACTTGCTTCCCCCCGAACTCAAGGGGGGACTGTTAGCGTCGCGAGACGCAGTCCGGGGGGTCAGATTTTGACTTTTGCAAGAGATGTTCTCTTGTCCCCCTAGTCCCCCTACTCCCCCTTGCTCTCCTTGTCTCCCTCGTCGCCCCCTGAACGTTTGTTTGAGAGCGCTCTCGATTGATAAGACAGTTCTCAAAAGACCACAGAATGTGGTCTATCTACCTGAAAACGGCTGTAAGCAAACACGCGATCGCTTTTACCAATTCCTCAGGTTCGACAGGCTTGGAGATATGCATCCCAAATCCGGCAGCTAAGGCTTGCTGTTGATTGATTTCTCCGGCATAGGCAGTAAGTGCGATCGCAGGAATCATGCCTCCCTGTTCAGGCGACCACTTTCTAATTTGCCGAATCAGGGCATAACCATCCATCTCCGGCATCCCGATATCACATAACAGCAGATCGGGAACCGATTGATTCAGGAACGTTAACGCCTGTGCAGCCGAAGCGGCTGTCGTAACTTGTGCACCAGACCCCATCAGGGTGAATGCTGCCAACTCCCGCATATCTGCATCGTCGTCCACAACCAAAACATGAACACCTGCTAAGTCTGTCGCACTTTCTGGGTGTCTGTCATCAGAAGAGGGTTCCGGCTCTACGATGTTTAATGGTAGCCGGATGGTAAATGTAGCCCCTAAATTCTGTCCTAAGCTGTCTGCTTGAACGGTTCCTCCATGCAGTTCGGTAAAATGGCGGACGATCGCCAGCCCCAATCCCAATCCGCCGAATTGCCGGGTTGTTGTGCCATCTTCTTGACGGAAGTAGTCAAACACATAAGGTAAGAACTCTGGACTGATGCCTTTTCCAGTATCTTTGACTTGAATCTGAGCATAGGTGCCAACTTGCTCTAGTTGCACCTCGATTCGTCCTCCACTTGGGGTGAACTTCACGGCATTGGAGACGAGGTTCCAAACTACCTGTTGCAGGCGATTTGTATCACCTGCAACCGTTCCTGAAATCGGATTAAATGTGGTCTGGATTTGAATGTGTTTGGCTTCAGCTGCCAGTCGTACCGTTTCCAGGGCGGCTTCAATCGTTGCCCCTAGATTCACAGGAGCGACGTTTAACGTCATTTTTCCTTGCAGAATGCGCGAGACATCCAACAAGTCCTCAATTAATTGCGCTTGCAGCTTGGCGTTGCGTTCGATCGTTTCCAGGGCTTGCTGGGTTTTTGTGGCATCTAGTCGCCCAGTTCGGAGCAATTTTGTCCAACCCAGAATCGGATTGAGGGGCGATCGCAACTCGTGGGACAACACCGCCAAGAATTCGTCTTTAATCCGGTTAGCGGCTTCTGCTTTTGCGCGATCGCGTTGAGCCACCCGGTACAACTGAGCATTGTCGATCGCCAAGGAAGCACGACGCGCCAATTCCTCTGCCAGTTGCAAATCTGCTGAGGTATACCGTCGTCCAGATTCGGCTGAGATAAAGGAAATGACCCCTAGAATTCGTGCCTGAGTTCGTAGTGGCACCGTCATTACGGATCTGAATCCAACCTGCCGCAGAATCTCTAAATGCTCTGAATCACGCGCTGCCTGTACCAACAGTTCATCGGGAATCTCCGGCACCAAATCAGATTCCCCAGTTCGCAATGTAAATGCAGCACCGCGAGGGTCATCGGGGTTTATAGGATACTTGTCTCTAATCTGATAGGCCCATTCCAGCTTGGCAGGGTCGATGTGAGCAACTGCAATCTGCTCGATCGCACCCTCCTCTTCTATCATGTGAACCGTACACCAGTCCGCTAATTCCGGCACTGTAAGCTGCGCGACTCGCTCTAGAGTCGTTTGATAATCGAGTGAGGATGCAAGCACCGCACTTGCCTCAGAGAGAAAGCGTTGGGCAAGCTCTAACCTGACGCGTTCAGTCACATCGACTACATAAATTAAAACCCCTTCTACCTGACCATTTGAGTTAACAGTCGGAAGATAGTAAACGTTGTAATAACCGGGACGGCGATCGCTGCGTCCGGGAACATTCACCGCAAAGTTGGGTGAGATGAAAGGATTGCCTGTGGCGTAAATCTGATGAAAGACTTCGACTAATTTGGGATCGGATTGACCAAAAAGTTCTGGAATGGAATGTCCTAAGTGTTGTTTTCGGGTTAATCCATTAATTTCTGCTAATGCTTCGTTGATGGCAATAAATCGCTGCTTTTCATCTAACAGGGCAAGTCCAACCGGAGACGTGTCAAAAATAGTTGCCAGTTGGTGCTGTGCGGCTTCTGCCTGAGAACGGGCAATGCGTTCGCGCTCTAGTAGTTGTTCTCGTTCCTGTTCGGCTTGCTTGCGCTCTGTGATCTCAATGACAACTCCGATCGAGTGCTTGGCCTTTCCCTGAGAATCATAAGTAAACTGTCCTCTCACTTCGACCCAGTGAATGGAGCCATCTGACCAACGCAGACGATATTCATCGTGAAACTCCTTCTTGTCAGCTAAGGCTTGCTGAAGCTTTGCCTCAACTTCTGCTAAGTCATCGGGATGAACCCGACTTGCCCAAATCTCATAGCTGGGTTCACACTCATTGGGTTGCAGACCCAAGACGGTGAAGTGTCCTTCTGACCAAAGCGATGCATGGGTCTGCATATCCCAGTCCCAAGTTCCCATACGTCCGACCTTCAGCGCGAGTTTCAGGTGAGCTTCACTTTCTCGCAATTCCTCTTCTGAGCGCGATCGCTCTACGGCTAGCCAAGTTTTTTGAGCAATTCGCTCCATCAGCACCACATCGTCCTCCGTCCAGTGGCGAACAGAGACATGGTGCAACACCAACAATGCAACAAATCGCCCTTCTTTCACCAAGGGAACACATAGGAGAGATTTGGTTTGAATTGCGTCAAAGGTAGCAGCCCCCGATCCGGCAGTCCGAGGATCGCGATCGACATCGTCCACGGCGATTGTTCTGCCTTGCTTTAATTCAGCAATCAGTTCATGACCAAACGAATCCATGTGATGGCTACCGACGATGCTGATTACACCATTGCAATAGTCGTGATCGACGATAACGTATTCCTGAGTAGAATCAATTTCGCCGTAGGTACAGCGAGTGACATCAAAGTGTCGCCCTGTGGCACAAACCACCTGCCACATAATTTCTTTAGGGTCTTGAATGGCACGAATCGCGTCATTCAATTCGATTAGGAATTGCTGAATTTCTTCTTTCTGCTGGAGGTTCTTGAGTAGTTGTTCAATTTGTTGCCTTGCCCGCACCTGGGCTGTCACTTCAATGTTATAAATCAACACGCCCTGAATGGTTCCTTCGGCATCCCGCCAAGCCGGACAGATGCAGTTGAAAAATCCCTCTTCCAACACACCATCGCCGTTCCGATCCCAGTAAGCAGGCGACTCATTCCGAATAAATGTTTCTCCCGTCCGGTAAACGCGCTCAATGACATCAAAGTAAATTTGCCCCTCTAGCTCCGGGAAAACCTCCCGCATTGATTTCCCGATCATGTCTGGAGTGCGTCCAGTCCCTTGCAGATAGGTGGGATTGGCAAATTCATACACAAGATCGGGACCTTTCACAATGCCAATCATCGCAGGGAACTGCATCAGGATGTCATACAACCGCTTGCGTTCGCTTTCTGCTTCGAGTCGGGCAGTTTGTTCTCGTTTTAAAAGGCGATCGCGTTCTGCTTCGATCTGTTTGCGTTCTGTAATATCAACCGAAACGCCAATCATGCGAACTCCTTGCCCCGTCTCATCCCGATAGACTTGCCCCTGACTGTTGAGCCAGCGCACAACGCCGTCTGGACAAATTACCCGATACTCCGGTGCGTAGGGCTGTTCTCCAGCTATTGCCCCTACCGTCGCTTGGAGCACCTGTTGTCGATCGTCTGGATGAATGAGCGCAACAAACTCTTCTCCCGTCCCTTCATGAAGACCCCAAACGTCTAGAGCATTAGCAGAACACACCACTCGATTGCTCTGCAAATCCATATCCCAGACAACCATCTGAGCCGCTGTCAGTGCCAATCGTAAGCGTTCTTCGCTCTCTCGTAATGCCTGTTCAACTTGTTTGTAATCGGTCACATCACGCGCAATACTCAGTACTGTTTCCACGGAGCCATCACTGGCAAATTCAGGTACGAGACGCGACTGATACCATCGAATACCATTGAGAGTCGGAAACTTAAATTCAATCGTTTGTTCTTGTCCGGTTTCAAAGACTTGCTGCAAACTGTCATGCAAAATGCGATACATGTCTTCTGGCATTCCTAGCTCGGCATTAGTCCTGCCAAGAAATTGCTCTGATGGAATACCTGTTGCCAGTTCTATAGAAGGGCTGACATAAAGGTGACGAAATTCTGAATCAATTCGGCTAATAATGTCTGGGGCATTTTCAGCCACCATTTTGAACTGTTGCTCTCGCTGCCGCAGTTGGCGTTCCAAGCGTTTGCGCTCCGTTAAGTCGATTAAGAAGCCTACACCTAAATTGTTGGGTCCTCCTAAATAGGCAGTCCCAATTAAAACGGGAACCCGGCGACCATCTTTACGAATGTATTCTTTCTCAAACGGCGCATGGCGACCAACTTGTTTCATCTGTGCCATTGCTTGCTCGTCTAAATGCCGAAACTCCGGTGGAGTAATCTCTAGGAAGTTTACCTCTCCCGATAAAACTTCTTCTCGCGTGTAGCCTAAAGTTGCTAACCAAGCGTCGTTGACTTCCAGAATATTGCCTTGAAAGTCGCCAATAATAATGCCAATGAGATTTGCCTCCAATAATCCTCGTAGCCGCGATTCACTCTCGCGTAAGGCTTGCTCTACACGTTGGCGTTCGCGTAGCGCAGCTTGCTGTTCGCTCACGTCTTGGAAGACAACAACGGCTGCAACAATCTGCCCCTGCTTATCTAAAATTGGTGCTGAGTTGACGTTAATGAAAATGCGGCTACCATCATTTCGATGAATTTCTATCTCTTCGTTGGTAACGACTTCACCTGTTTTTAGCGATCGCACCAATGGATACTCATGAGGCGAATAGAGTTGACCATCTAAGTGAAAGATTTCACTTGGAATAATGGGTGCATAGTCCTCAATCTCCAGCAATTGTTCATAGCCATACCCAACAATTTGCTTGGTTTGTTCGTTCGCCAGAACTAATTTATTGGATGCTGCATCGGCAATCATGACTCCAGCAGGCATTTGTCGCAAAACGGCTTCAAATCGGGCGCGTTCAATTTCCAGCTCGTGCAACAATTGTTCTCGTTCTGCCTCCCCTTGCTTGCGCTCCGTCACATCCCGAAAATAAACGGCTACCCCTGCTGTAGAGGGATAGGCATTCACCTCTAACCAATACTGGATAGGTTCCTCAAATTCTTCCCAGGAAACAGGAACCTGTTCCATCACTGCCCGATGTAGTTCCCGATAAGCAATTCTACCGACCAGATCGGGAAAAACCTCATTCCAAACGTGTTTTCCCAGTAACTCTTCTGGCGTTTTGTGCAGGATTTTAGCCGCCGCCCGATTCACGTAGGTGTAACGCCAGTCGCGATCGAAGGCGACAAACGCATCCGTAATGCTTTCAAGAATCGTTGCCACCTTGTGTTCAGTTTCTTGGGCAGCGAGCAACTGTTCGCCTTCAAGAGTGCGGGCAAAGCGTTCAATGACTTCAGAGCGAGAGATTCCTCGTTTATGAGCCTCTTGATCGAGTGATCGCCATGCTGTATTGGTCAGAGATACGCTAACTCGTTGTTTTGTCTCCGAGTTCCAATTGTTAACAAACTTGCCTGTGGCGTCGCGCTTCATGAAGAGCCATCCGTATACATACACGGTCTTCTCCATTCAAACTGACTTACTCTCTGAGGAGAATCCGCCTGAAGACTGATGCTTTGCATTTTGAGCTGAGGAATAAACCTTAGAGAGTTGCTTCGGATTCAATTATGTGCATTTTGATTACACGCGATAGCTGGTAAATTCAAGACGAATTCTTTCTGACCTATTTTTATTATTAAATAACACCAACTAAAATCGCTCATAAATTTTACCCAATCGAATTAATTATAAAACCAGTATTTCTACTGAACCATAAAATCAGGGTTTTTACGGATGCAGAGGAGTTGCACCTTAAGAGTATATTGAGCACAGAGAAATACGTTTTTCGTAAGACAAACGTATGATGAGGCGTATGACACTCGCCTAAAAATTTTTCAAGCCATCAAGGCGAAAGCCTTAATAGTTGACAGCACTTACTGAAAGACTGTGATGACAGCATTTTTAACTCAGTTATCGACCTTATCTCAGCAGCAATCATACCGGAAAACTGAAAATATCAAAAGTTTAGAAACTCTGATAGCGCCACTTTCTTTAAAAGAATTTTTTAAAAAATACTGGAAAAGAAAAGCGGCTATCATTGCTGATGACAATCCTCAAAAGTTTCGCCAGCTATTGCATTGGGAGCAATTGCAAAACCTATTAATTGAATGTCCGGAAAATCAAATGAAGTGTTTTGATAATGGGCCTCCAATTCCAGGAGAAAAGGCCAACCTGCTACAAAGATGGCATCAAGGTCAAACTCTTCATATCGAAAGAATTGAAAAATTAGTGCCAGCTTTAGAACAGTTGTCTGGGCAGATTGCGGAAGACCTAAAAGCTTCGACAAAGATGTATGCGTTCTGCTCGCATCCCAATCGTCCTGGCGCTCACTTACACTACGATCGCTTTGATGTTTTCGTTTTGCAAATTCAAGGCTATAAAAAGTGGCAAGTCCAGTTGAATCGTGGAAGAAAACCGTATTTGGAGCGCGTGTTAAAGCCAGGAGACTTATTATATTTGCCAAGGGGACATTGGCATCAAGCGGTTGCCTCTCAAGAACAGTCGTTACATTTAACCTTGGGAATTTCGTTCAATAATTTTAATGATAGTCCCCTCGAAGAATCAACGTTCTCTCCATTCCTACTCAAACTCAAAAATAAAATATTTAAAAGGTTTTGACTGTGAATAAGTCTTACAGTTAAGGTTCGGTCTGAGAGAATTGCACTCTACGGCAATTCTACCGACGTAGGTTTGGCAATATGAGGCAAACCCCAACCTAGCTTTTCGCGTAAAATTCGGAAAAACTCCGGAGATTGTAAACGGATGAATCGAGCTGAAAATTGCGATCGCTCAACCTTGACGCTATCATCCGGCAACACGTAACACCCGGCATTGCCATCCACCACTAAAATTAGCTGATTGGGCGCTGCCGGAAAAATCGTCACCGGTTCACTATCCGCAAATACCAGTGCCCTAGACGCCAACGAGTGAGGACAAATGGGCACCAATTGCAACACCGGTACTCCTGGTGTCACCACCGCGCCCCCAGCACTGAGCGCATAAGCCGTCGAGCCAGTTGGCGTGGAGAGAATCACACCATCTGCCGCAATATCCACCAATGCATGATGCCCAATTTGAATCTCAAAATGGCACATACAGGTTAACGGCTCCCGATGGAGTACCAGCTCATTCAAGCACAGCGCTTCCCACCAAATCGCTTCCTTGCGAACAACCTGAACTGCCAGCATCGTCCGCTCTTCAATCTCATACTCTCCCGCTAGCAACTTTTCCAACACACGGGGCAACTCGTTCACATAAGCCTCAGTTAAGAAGCCCATGTGACCCGTATTGATGGTGAGCAACGGGATACCATAGGGCGCTACCTGGCGAAACGCAGCTAAAACTGTACCATCTCCTCCCAATGCGATCGCAAAGGTCATCTTTTCATCAAAACCAGGAGGTGCCAACTTATCGATCGGTGTATGACAAATCGGCGAGTCAGGGCGAGAATAACCCAGAATTCCTCCGACTCCTGTAGCCATATAAACGTCCCAACCCGCCGCACTCAACTTGTCTTGCAACTCTACGGCAAGGCGACAAGCTGCGGGTTTGAGATCGTTATAAATGATGCCTGCTTTGGGTATGCTCACCAGTCTGCGTAGGGGTCAAGTAAACTGAACTAGCGCTTTGGTGTGACCTTAAACAAGGATTTCCCTGGCAATACTTTACCAGCGGTTCACTACGAGAGCGACTACGTAAAGAGGCACGGAGTAGAGAGTAGTAGCACTCAACCATCACTCCTATGCCTTTTTCAGGGAATGCCTTGAGGAAGGAATCCAGTATTTTTGCTTATCAACTTATTTTATCTTGATATATGATAATCGCCTTTTCTGTGTCGAAACATCCTTTACTGAGTTTTAAAGGGAGTTTTCTTCTTCTTTTTCGCTTTGTCTTTCTCGAATTCGATCTCCTTGAGCTTTTTCATGATTCGGCTGAAGTAGTCTTTTAGGTAAGCTTCTAAGGTTGTCGTTTCTTTAGGGTCTAGACCCAATACTTCGTAAACTTCATCCATTGGAGCATCCAGGGGTTTCCCGTTTGCCAACACTTCGGTAAAGGCTAAGCGATCCGATACATTC from Microcoleus sp. AS-A8 encodes:
- a CDS encoding NAD(+) kinase encodes the protein MPKAGIIYNDLKPAACRLAVELQDKLSAAGWDVYMATGVGGILGYSRPDSPICHTPIDKLAPPGFDEKMTFAIALGGDGTVLAAFRQVAPYGIPLLTINTGHMGFLTEAYVNELPRVLEKLLAGEYEIEERTMLAVQVVRKEAIWWEALCLNELVLHREPLTCMCHFEIQIGHHALVDIAADGVILSTPTGSTAYALSAGGAVVTPGVPVLQLVPICPHSLASRALVFADSEPVTIFPAAPNQLILVVDGNAGCYVLPDDSVKVERSQFSARFIRLQSPEFFRILREKLGWGLPHIAKPTSVELP